TTTCGAAAGTGAACCGAGGCGTCTTGCCGCGATCCAGCCATACTTCAGTTGTATACCACTGGCGGTCGTCGGCGATATCAAGTTCGGTGAGCAGTGGTTCAATCGGCTGAGTGTGATGCAGTTCGCCAACTCGGCGATCGCCAGGCACGATTCCCAGCCGCAGCGGTTCGGAGGGATCGGTTCCGAGGAAGTCGCGGTCATAGGGATGCTCGCGATTCAACGCTTCGGCTTCGAATCGAATTTCGTAGACACCATCCACCGGCACGCCATCGACAAACTGCCGAATCGCTCCGTAAGCGCCTTCGTGCTTGTCCGCCCCGCGCACTTCGTACAGTGTCATCCATTCAAACTTGTTGGTCGTCCTATGCACCTGATCGATTTCGGGCTGCTGTCGGAACCCGTCTTCGAACGTCCAGGACTTTACGTCAGGTTTCGTCATCGGAGTCAGTGCCTTGTCGACGCATTTTTCAGCGGCCGAAAGGTAGCGCTGCAACAGATGACCCGACGTAACCAGCGCATCGCCGACATTGTCGAGGTTCTCCGTTCGTTGATCCTGCGGGAATCCGTGAGTCGGGTCGAACATCAGCGTTTCGATCTTTAAGAGATCGCGCACCGTGTTGCGATATTCACGAGCGTTCAGTCGTCGCAGCACTGATTCGCCCGTCGCTGCGTTGTGTGATAGTCGGCAATCGCGCCCGTCAGCCACGCAATCACCATGCGGCGTTCGTCGTCCGACGGTTGCGCTTCGTCCGGCGGCGGCATCTCGCTTAAGTTCAACTGATCCAGAATATCCTGCAGGTCAATCAGGTCGTTGTTGTCTGCGATGCGTCCCGAGAGAACATCAAAACGCCGATCCCCTTTCGGCTTCTTCGCACCATGGCATTTCACGCAATACGTCTTCAGAAACGGCGCGACAGTTTTCTTGAAGGCCGAAGCCCGGTCGGTGTCACCGTCCGCAAAGGTCGCCTGAGTGCAAACGAGCAAGACGATACCCGCGAACCAACAACGCAACTGGCTTCCAGGCCAATGGCTGCGTTGCGCCGTGCCATAGCCAGATTGATTTTGAGTACGCACCTTCAAGGAACTTCCTGTCTACGTGGGGCAGAAAAAGTGACCTCCGCCTGCCGAGCGCTATTTCGCCGAGGCCTCTTCGAAACCTCGCCAGTGTATCGCAACCTGTTCGCAAAGAATGATACGGAATTGCGCAATGCGAAACACGCTGGATAAGAACGGTTTTCAGGCGGTTGTCGCCAGCGACCTGGAGCGTGCTTAACCGCCGGTGAAACTATCGGAGTAGGTTTCGGCGGCCCGACGGAACTTTCGCCGCGAGGCGAACCATTGCGGTATGATGGAAGCCTCCGGGTTGCTTTTTCCTGTTCGAGGTCCGTCAGGCTGCGAGTGCCGTCGGGCCGCCGGCACCTACACAAGTCGCAGTGTCTCTCGGGGAGTCCAGATTGCTCATAACCTTCTGCGATGGCGCAGTGCGAAGGCCGCCCCATTCCGTGGAATCATGGTCTGATCGTCGCCATTCCGGCCGTAAGGGA
This DNA window, taken from Fuerstiella marisgermanici, encodes the following:
- a CDS encoding c-type cytochrome domain-containing protein: MRTQNQSGYGTAQRSHWPGSQLRCWFAGIVLLVCTQATFADGDTDRASAFKKTVAPFLKTYCVKCHGAKKPKGDRRFDVLSGRIADNNDLIDLQDILDQLNLSEMPPPDEAQPSDDERRMVIAWLTGAIADYHTTQRRANQCCDD